In Acipenser ruthenus chromosome 15, fAciRut3.2 maternal haplotype, whole genome shotgun sequence, a genomic segment contains:
- the LOC117396842 gene encoding PR domain zinc finger protein 12-like, with protein sequence MGSVLPAEAMVLKSGLKQQGLSLSDIITSDILHSFLYGRWRNVLGEHLFEEKNTNPNPKTAFTAEVLAQSFSGEVQKLSSLVLPSEVIIAQSSIPGEGLGIFSKTWIKAGTEMGPFTGRVMSPEHVDLFKNNNLMWEVFNEDGTVRYFIDASQEDHRSWMTYIKCARNEQEQNLEVVQIGNSIFYKTCEVIPPDQELLVWYGNSHNTFLGIPGVPGMEEDHQKIKQKCDDFHMCDGSTPPSSSSSSSSSSSSSSGCRMRCVICHRGFNSRSNLRSHMRIHTLDKPFVCRFCNRRFSQSSTLRNHVRLHTGERPYKCLVCQSAYSQLAGLRAHQKSARHRPSGSGAVGSLQGLSTPSQMPVPHPVALAHHIPTMVL encoded by the exons ATGGGTTCCGTGCTGCCCGCCGAAGCAATGGTACTGAAGTCTGGACTCAAACAGCAGGGCTTGTCCCTGTCTGATATTATCACCTCAGATATACTGCACAGTTTTCTCTACGGGAGATGGAGAAACGTGCTAGGGGAGCATCTCTTTGAGGAAAagaacaccaaccccaaccccaaaacgGCGTTCACCGCCGAGGTCCTGGCACAGTCTTTCTCGGGAG aagtccAAAAGCTGTCGAGTTTGGTGTTACCCAGTGAAGTCATCATCGCCCAGAGCTCCATCCCGGGAGAGGGTCTCGGTATCTTCTCCAAAACCTGGATCAAAGCCGGTACCGAGATGGGACCCTTTACCGGGAGGGTCATGTCCCCCGAACACGTGGACCTCTTCAAAAACAACAATCTCATGTGGGAG GTGTTTAATGAAGACGGCACCGTGCGCTACTTTATCGACGCCAGCCAGGAGGACCACCGCAGCTGGATGACGTACATCAAGTGCGCGCGGAACGAGCAGGAGCAGAACCTGGAGGTGGTGCAGATTGGCAACAGCATCTTCTACAAAACCTGCGAG gTCATCCCGCCCGATCAGGAGCTCTTGGTTTGGTACGGAAACTCCCACAACACTTTCCTGGGAATCCCTGGCGTTCCGGGAATGGAGGAAGATCATCAAAAGATCAAACAAAAGTGTG aCGACTTCCACATGTGCGACGGCTCCACCCCcccgtcctcctcctcctcctcctcttcctcctcctcctcctcctcgggcTGCCGCATGCGTTGCGTCATCTGTCACCGCGGCTTCAACTCCCGCAGCAACCTCCGTTCCCACATGCGCATCCACACGCTGGACAAGCCCTTCGTGTGTCGCTTCTGCAATCGCCGCTTCAGCCAGTCCTCCACGCTGCGCAACCACGTGCGCCTGCACACGGGCGAGCGCCCCTACAAGTGCCTGGTGTGCCAGAGCGCCTACTCCCAGCTGGCAGGGCTGCGGGCTCACCAGAAGAGCGCCCGACACCGGCCCTCCGGCTCCGGGGCCGTCGGCTCCCTGCAGGGCCTCTCCACCCCCTCGCAGATGCCCGTCCCGCACCCTGTCGCCCTGGCACACCACATCCCCACCATGGTGCTGTGA